The genomic interval CGGCGCTTCGGCGCAGGCTTGCTCCAGCGTCATCGGCCCGCCGGTCACGGCGAAGGCGGCGTCGATGCCGTGGTCGTAGAGGGCCTGATAGCCTTCGCCCAAGGTCCCGGCGATGACGATCACCGGCACGCCGTGCTGACGGGCGATGCGCGCCACGCCGAACGGCGTCTTGCCGCGCAGGGTCTGGGCATCGAAGCGCCCTTCCCCGGTGATGACCAGATCCGCGCCCTGCACGGCGTCCGCCAGGCCCACCAGCTCCGCCACCACCTCGACGCCTGCCTGGAAGCGCGCGCCGAGAAACGCCTTGGCCGCAAACCCCAGGCCGCCTGCCGCGCCGCTGCCGGGCTCGTCGCGCACTTCTTTGCCCAGTGCTCGGGCACAGAGGTCGGCAAAATGCCCAAGGGCTTGATCCAGCTGTTGCACCTGGGCCGGCGAGGCGCCCTTCTGCGGGCCGAAGATCGCCGAGGCGCCGTGGGGGCCGCACAGCGGGTTGTTGACGTCGGCGGCGATGTCGAAACGCACCTGCGCCAGACGCGGATCCAGCCCGCCGATGTCCAGTTGCGCCAACTGCGCCAGGGCGAGGCCGCCCGGCGCCAGCGCTTGACCTTGGGCATCGCGCAGGTTCACGCCCAACGCCTGCATCGCCCCGGCGCCGCCGTCGTTGGTGGCGCTGCCGCCGATGGCCAGGATCACCCGTTGCGCCCCGGCGTCCAGTGCCGCACGGATCAGCTCGCCGGTGCCGAACGTGCTGCTGACGCAGGCGTCGCGCTGA from Pseudomonas ekonensis carries:
- a CDS encoding glycerate kinase — protein: MKIVIAPDSFKDSLSAQGVAEAIASGLAQVWPEATLVKCPMADGGEGTVESILAACEGELRHTRVRGPLGAPVDAAWGWLAHNRTAIIEMAEASGLQRVPPGQRDACVSSTFGTGELIRAALDAGAQRVILAIGGSATNDGGAGAMQALGVNLRDAQGQALAPGGLALAQLAQLDIGGLDPRLAQVRFDIAADVNNPLCGPHGASAIFGPQKGASPAQVQQLDQALGHFADLCARALGKEVRDEPGSGAAGGLGFAAKAFLGARFQAGVEVVAELVGLADAVQGADLVITGEGRFDAQTLRGKTPFGVARIARQHGVPVIVIAGTLGEGYQALYDHGIDAAFAVTGGPMTLEQACAEAPRLLRERACDIARVWRLAQRNV